One Vidua chalybeata isolate OUT-0048 chromosome 22, bVidCha1 merged haplotype, whole genome shotgun sequence genomic region harbors:
- the SLC66A1 gene encoding lysosomal amino acid transporter 1 homolog, with product MAARRWRGLSFGNLSDCPNGSRWIMDVFNECAQDGRDVASIVLGLGSIGCFIAAAFPQFYQACRTGIMDQALSIYFLLGWLGGDLLNLIGSFLADQLPLQVYTAIYYVLADLGMLSLYCYYRVKNGGRAFPAPINAAFVFLSVGSLSSLSLLGSASTEAPGPFRGRSLLSAPGDELGPKPFSRTEIIGFTIGSVSSVLYLCSRVPQICTNYKRKSTSGVSYSLFALVMLGNSLYGLSVLLKNPEPGQGQGDYILHHLPWLVGSLGVLALDVVISFQFLAYRKGRPGTLEERDALLGEPDESPES from the exons ATGGCTGCGCGGCGCTGGAGGGGTCTCTCCTTTGGGAATCTCTCTGATTGTCCCAACGGCTCCCGCTGGATCATGGATGTGTTCAATGAGTGTGCCCAGGACGGCCGGGATGTCGCCAGCATCgtcctggggctgggctccaTCGGCTGCTTCATCGCCGCAGCCTTCCC GCAGTTTTACCAGGCCTGCAGAACGGGCATTATGGACCAGGCTCTCTCCATCTATTTCCTGCTGGGATGGCTGGGCGGAGACCTCCTCAACCTCATCGGTTCCTTCCTGGCTGATCAGCTGCCCCTGCAG GTGTACACGGCCATTTACTACGTGCTGGCAGACCTGGGGATGCTCTCCCTCTACTGCTACTACCGGGTGAAGAACGGGGGCAGAGCGT TCCCTGCTCCCATCAACGCAGCTTTTGTGTTCCTCTCCGTGGGGTCCCTGTCCAGCCTCTCCctcctgggcagtgccagcaccgaGGCTCCAGGGCCTTTCAGAGGGAGGTCTCTGCTGTCAGCTCCTGGGGATGAGCTTGGACCAAAG CCTTTCTCCAGGACTGAAATCATTGGATTTACCATCGGCTCCGTCTCCTCCGTGCTCTACCTGTGCTCCCGAGTGCCCCAGATCTGCACCAAC TACAAGAGGAAATCCACCAGTGGGGTCTCCTACTCTCTCTTTGCCCTGGTGATGCTGGGGAATTCCCTGTACGGCCTCAGTGTCCTCCTGAAGAACCCGGAGCCAGGCCAGGGCCAAGGTGACTACATCCTGCACCACCTGCCCTGGCTCGTGGGCAGCCTGGGCGTCCTGGCCCTGGACGTGGTT ATCTCCTTCCAGTTCCTGGCCTATCGGAAAGGACGGCCTGGGACCCTCGAGGAGAGGGATGCTCTCCTGGGGGAGCCGGATGAGAGCCCGGAGAGCTGA